From Streptomyces sp. NBC_00690, a single genomic window includes:
- a CDS encoding MarR family winged helix-turn-helix transcriptional regulator, with amino-acid sequence MSDLSHGSDADVAAVNALRSAVMRLGRRLKHQRVDESLSPTEMSVLGTLARCGSATPGELARKEHVQPPSMTRIVALLEAKGLVRLEPHPDDRRQKVVSQTEEAEAMLEESRRKRNAWLTELAQGLNEDEWAKLRAAAPVLEKLAHL; translated from the coding sequence ATGTCTGATCTGTCCCATGGCAGTGATGCCGACGTAGCCGCTGTGAACGCCCTCCGCTCCGCCGTCATGCGGCTCGGGCGGCGGCTGAAGCACCAGCGCGTCGACGAGTCGCTGAGTCCGACCGAGATGTCGGTGCTCGGAACCCTCGCCCGATGCGGCTCGGCCACCCCGGGTGAGCTGGCGCGCAAGGAGCATGTCCAGCCGCCGTCCATGACCCGAATCGTGGCGCTGCTGGAGGCCAAGGGTCTGGTCCGGCTGGAGCCACACCCCGACGACCGTCGACAGAAGGTCGTCAGCCAGACCGAGGAAGCCGAAGCGATGCTCGAAGAGAGCCGTCGCAAGCGGAACGCCTGGCTGACCGAGCTCGCCCAGGGACTCAACGAGGACGAATGGGCCAAGCTCCGTGCGGCAGCGCCCGTACTGGAGAAGCTCGCACATCTGTAA
- a CDS encoding ribbon-helix-helix protein, CopG family, translated as MGSTVLSLRIDGELLDRLRRRAAKRGMSVQDYVLRTLIRDDFDERFEASVDETEKFYGVN; from the coding sequence ATGGGATCGACGGTGCTCAGCCTGCGGATAGACGGTGAGCTGCTCGACCGACTCAGGCGTCGGGCGGCCAAACGCGGAATGAGCGTCCAGGACTATGTGCTCCGGACGCTCATCCGTGATGATTTCGACGAACGCTTCGAGGCGTCCGTCGACGAGACGGAGAAGTTCTACGGGGTGAACTGA
- a CDS encoding TauD/TfdA family dioxygenase has product MADIAGIDLAQVLSSLEEQGYCHIKQVPDSYDYISALSSLGPLVAQYQGDLIREVQPNPAVPEGANSAASTSAATPHTEFYEFPGMPPRYVALWCVRPAVPDGGATTLADGYRFLAGFTADERLRLSSEDRDWRSRPTLSAEGIAPASCRTPALVQHRGRVVMRFSTRDLTRDGELTSAYIDRGQEFFHTHHIAVRLEERAILIWDNWRMIHARTAFDDRRRHLRRILIGEAA; this is encoded by the coding sequence GTGGCGGATATTGCAGGAATTGATTTAGCACAGGTCCTGAGCAGCTTGGAAGAGCAGGGCTACTGCCATATCAAGCAGGTTCCCGATTCCTACGACTACATATCCGCGCTCTCATCGCTCGGCCCGCTCGTGGCGCAGTACCAGGGCGACCTCATCCGCGAAGTACAGCCCAACCCGGCCGTACCGGAAGGCGCCAACTCCGCCGCAAGCACATCGGCCGCCACCCCGCACACGGAATTCTATGAGTTCCCGGGAATGCCTCCTCGATATGTGGCCCTGTGGTGTGTCCGACCTGCCGTGCCCGACGGCGGTGCAACGACACTGGCAGACGGATATCGATTCCTGGCCGGATTCACGGCTGACGAAAGACTTCGACTCTCCAGCGAAGACCGCGACTGGCGCTCCAGGCCGACCCTGTCGGCCGAGGGCATCGCCCCGGCCTCCTGTCGTACCCCTGCGCTGGTGCAGCACCGCGGCAGGGTCGTGATGCGCTTCAGCACCCGCGACCTCACCCGGGACGGCGAACTGACCTCCGCCTACATCGACCGGGGCCAAGAGTTCTTCCACACCCACCACATCGCCGTTCGACTGGAAGAGCGCGCCATTTTGATCTGGGACAACTGGCGCATGATCCATGCCAGGACCGCCTTCGACGACCGACGTCGACATCTGCGCAGAATCCTCATCGGGGAAGCCGCATGA